One window from the genome of Phaseolus vulgaris cultivar G19833 unplaced genomic scaffold, P. vulgaris v2.0 scaffold_12, whole genome shotgun sequence encodes:
- the LOC137816878 gene encoding uncharacterized protein, with translation VKCFKCYGRGHVQAQCPNQRTLFLKGVDEYTSGEDEPSEREEGGEDERVAPLEGELLMIRRTLNNHPRTSIETQRENIFHTRCNVLENICSLIVDSGSSCNCCSARMVEKLNLQVVPHPKPYKLQWLNENGELSVDKQVEIKFSIGNYKDKVLCDVVPMEACHILLGRPWQFDKKTLHDGLTNEISFTHKLKKFVLSPLPHSQVVKDQIQMKHKR, from the coding sequence gttaagtgcttcaagtgctatggtagagggcatgtgcaagcacaatgcccaaaccaaaggactttgtttctcaagggtgtagatgaatacactagtggcgaggatgagcctagtgagagagaggaggggggagaggatgagagggtagctccactagagggagaattgcttatgattaggaggaccctcaacaatcaccctaggaCATCCAtcgaaacacaaagagagaacatattccatacaagatgcaatgttttagaaaacatatgttccctcattgtggatagtggatctagttgtaattgttgtagtgctagaatggtggaaaagcttaatctacaagtagttcctcacccaaaaccttacaaactacaatggcttaatgaaaatggggaactaagtgtagacaagcaagtggaaatcaagttttccatagggaactacaaagacaaagttttatgtgatgtagtgcctatggaagcttgccacatcttattagggagaccatggcaatttgacaagaaaaccttgcatgatggtctcactaacgagatttccttcacccacaagcttaagaaatttgtacttagtcctttaccacattctcaagtggtgaaagaccaaatacaaatgaaacataaaagg